The following DNA comes from Cucumis sativus cultivar 9930 chromosome 7, Cucumber_9930_V3, whole genome shotgun sequence.
GGTTGGTTTGCCCAAAAGGAACCCTAATGTCTTCAAGCCATCTTTTTGCATGCCGCCTAAGCTTCGCTCCTTGCTCGCCGAACAATTTGAAGAAGATCCAACATGGGATGAGAAAGGAAGTgtcattcaaaattataagtCCTTTGGTGTTATTTCTAATCCTAATTTGCTCAGTGTTCGTTCCCGCACTGATCACATCGTTGAGAGCGACTCTCTCCAAGTCCCGCCATCCGATGACCCTGACACCGTTCTTGATTCTTCCGGTAGTGATGTTGAAGAGGACGGTGAGTATGAGTTCGAATCTGTTTATCTTTCggtattgttttaaatttcagCCGTGTCTCCGTGAATATATCTGggttttttggaatttttggatttgaaaGAAACGGGATGGTTTTGAGGGTAGATAATgtgatgttttcaaatttataagtATATTTGTTGGGATGAAATTAGTTGGCTTTTAGACATATGATGCCTTCTGTTCCAGTTTTAGTGAATTAGTCACTGGGAATAGTTTCTGCAATCTGTTAATACTTTGGTGTTCTTCACCTGAAAGGAGTCAAAGCTTAgcaatgatttgaaatttctaaatAGCTTTAACTTTAAGAGAACTGGCAACTTTCTATCGAACCAAAATTGCATCCAAACTGGTTGCATTTAGTCGGCCATTGATATATTTGGGGAACCTTTTGCTGGATCAGGTTATATGAAATGAAACTAAAGGTCAAGCTGATGGGTTGCGGTAATTTGATCATATCAATGCTCCATCACTCTCCCTTCACTcgtgatttgaaaatttgtcgAAGTAGATCAAACGAAAATCAATATTACTTGTTGAGAAAATGACATTACTGTTGTAACTCAGAAGTTTAAGCTCGTGGGttattgtaattttagttattccaatacttcaacaaaataaaatgatggTTGAGATCATTGTAATGTCTTAATTGTCATGATTATGAAGGTTCATGAGGATGTCaaagcaattttttagttgtgtttctgATTTGatcttgttctttcttttgtcttctttagATTTGAAAACAGCATTGGGAAAGAAGCGCAAAGATGGGAAATCTGCACCTCTGCAACCGTTGACCACACTTCAGCGTGTTCATGTCGGTAAGCTAATCGAGAAATATGGAGATGATTACCAGGTAAGCTTCAATGTTGCTTGCTTTTAAATCTGAGTAATAggcattgttttttttttttttttttaaattttcctcATTGAAAATTGCTCTGCAGAGGATGTTTATGGATACAAAGCTGAACTCAATGCAGCATTCTGTTGCAACTCTGGAGAAACTATGCAAAAGATATAACAGTTGTTTAGATTCGAATCCATTGATATTGACTCGTAAACGACGATAGCTCCTTGTCTCTCAAATTGTTTAGTTACGAGAGGTGAAAATCAGAGACGGTATGATCATGAAATTTTCTTGAGCAATATTGTTTTGAAACTAAATGTTATGAGCCTTAATAGATAAATCTTTCTTCCTGCTTCCTGTAGTTTTATTCCTTTCAAGAAACTGcttataattttgattcatGGTTAGTTGGTCGCATCGAGGGAATCTTTCAATTTAGGGAAACGGATGGTGTGTTTGgaataattttgagaaaaaatgcctttaaaatcaaattgatttttctataaaaaccTTTCAAAAAATTAGTAATGTGAAGTGTGGGCAATATAGTTTTAGATTAAGGAAAGTGGTTCAAGCAATATGAATGACGTACTaagtttaaagaaataaaaatgtatttttttataattcatagAATCGTTTGTAATATAGAGCAACGTAACAAATTTGCCATTGAAAGTATAAgataaaattatgattttgtttatttttgaaatggttAAACAAGACCTtattaaaaagggtaattaaatataacaaaatttaactattattaGTGTTAAACAGTGGTAGTTAACATACtaaattctttgttttattttttttctgctttgaaactgtgatatttatttatgaatttatttacttaCGAATGCTACCAGAACACTAAAATCATGCTAAGTTATGCATCTTCAAACTTTTTTCGCATctacttttaagttttatgtttaatagtTTGTTGATGAATAGCATTGGATAATGATTTGAAGATTAGATCATAGatacatttgaaatttaaggGCATTTGAtctcaataaaaagaaattgtattgCTTATTTATGAACGTCAACATGTGATAGTTTGGTGACTGTTTATttccataaataaattacaaaaaaagagagtatatttatcaaacaatttcataatatttagTTATCTTATAAAGCATAGAAATTACACCCAAATGAAAGATTATGAgagaagaataataaatatccAAGTTTACAGCATAAAAGAAACTGTGTAATGAAACCTAGTGGGTTGGATTTTACAACAAACGGTATAAACTAAGCTTACCTATACTATCGACCAAACGACTAAAGAAGAAGAGTTCTAACCGTACTTAAATTCTGCAAAAGGGTTCAGCCTGCAGGAACCTTGGCATCAGCAGCTGTAAAAGTtctagaaataaataaataaaatttacagTTTTCATCAAGAAAACGCAATTCACAAGAGTTGATATTAAAGATCTACACTCCCATGAATGCTCGAGACATGGATTCCCAGTGATCCTTTGCTTGCTGGACCCTCTCTGCTCTTTCTGTTTCGAGACGTTTTTCCCAGTATTCGGGGCAGCTgtaaaacaacaaacaattaaattgGACTAATTGTAACTGGTAATAATTTTATGGTTAATAATTTTATGGTTAACTAATCAggcataaacaagttgttgaATTGATTCTATGTtgcataaacaagttgttgaATTGATTCTATGTcgcataaacaagttgttgaATTGATTCTATGTtgcataaacaagttgttgaATTGATTCTATGTTGCATAAACAAGTTGATGAAAGAATGTAGTTCAAACTTATAAGAATCGCAGTTTGACATATAGAAAAAACGATAAAATACTCTTATTTTCCCTAAAGGGATACATGATGGTTATTAGATTTTTAGTGGCGATCAACAGGCCAATTGGTGAATATTATAcgttaattagaaaaaagaagctAAACTACAATGTCAAATCTTTCCAAGTTCTTAAAGTTTGTGcctaataagtttttttaattttaacaaatgaCTCATCAGTTTTtgaatctttaattttgtatttaatgaATCATGAACTTTAATGTATCATTAGTcacttaaaaattttattttagtgttaGGCTCACATGTTTCATATTTTCAGAAATTAATACATTTGATAAGACATTAATTGAATCCAATAAAGATtgcaaacttttaatttggtaTGTTCCTACCTATCAAACACAATTATTAGgtaatatattaattgaatcCAATAAAGATTTTCAACCTCCAATATGTAAtttatctcaattttcaaGTTTGGTTTATACAGTTGAGAAAGTTACAAATAAACCATAATATATTTCTAAGAGTTAAAATTTAGTCTTgatagtttataaaattttataaatagtcaaactatttttattttggactAGCTTTAATTACAAATCATAACGGTTGAATTCCAAGTGCTTCTAGaccaaaatttgtaatttaatctaTACACCTATTCAACAtagatataattgaaaaaaaaactataatttataagTAATGAGTTATAATATCAAGAATATTTTAGAAGCCTAAGAATCATGATATCTACTAACCTTTGACTTAATAGAATATTAAGCTCTTCCAAGTGTACAGCACCTTCATAAACTCTTGCCTGTTTATCAATACAAAGAATTATATCAGAACGAAGTAACAAAGCTCGAATCCTTCAGCAGACGatatagaaacaaaactaTCCCTTTCAATGGAGTATTGTTAGATACTGATTGTAAATTTCTCTCCCtatctttattttgttaaataatacCATCTTGTTTCTATTAATCTAACGTACCTCACGGCAGAGTGGGCACTTCGCTTTTGCATTAGCAGACTTTAGCCCATCAACTATGGTTACTGAAGCTGCCGAACAAGCGCACATGTAGCAAAATATATGGCCGCAAGTGAGTGAAACGGGATCAAATACTATTTCCTGCAGATAGAAAGAGTGAAAAGCTCTGATGAATGAAGGAAAATCTAATTTTAGAAACATTAAGTTCGTCGTGAAAATCCATCGAAATTTGGGCAAGTAGACGTGATGAGATGATTTCGTATAATGGGTAAATTCGTTTGTGCAAACTAGACCTCTCCCTAGAGAGTTAGGAACTccaagaattaattaaaaagcaaGTCAAGAGAGTTTCACTTCAGCATTCATTCCAACTCGATCGTCAAAATCTAGTGAATTGGGTGGGCTATTGGAGAAACTAAATCTTCGTCACATCAAATCCGAAATAGATCACTAATAAAATCATAAGAGTGCTTCAGTATTCAAAGATTTGTCTGCAAGCGTAATGAACCTTAAACATGGGGCAGTTTCATAAAGTATGCAATGTTGAAGACCTGAAATCTTACCAAACATATGGAACATGTCAAGTCGATGTCAAGTTTGACTGAATCGAAGAGCTCGCAAGTAAGTGATGGTTTTCCGTCGGTAATTGCAAGGGAACATTCCTCAAATGCTGAAGAGATCCTCTTAGATTTATGCTTTGTCTCCTTCAGGTTAATGTGGAATGCTATAAGCTCTGATAGCCATGGTGACTGAAGGATCTCGATGTGCTTACTCTGAGCTTGTGACTTGAAGGTTTGCCCTTGCTTGGAGTAATGAATCTGTACTCAGCAACCCAATCAAGAActaagtaaaagaaaacaaaagtcaaataacaaattaagtATGTGAACATCCATAATTGTGTGCATATTCGACAAAATTGAAGGAttctaaacaaaataacatataaatgaaatgataGTTGGACAATCTTATTAAGTAACGTATCAAATCCTTTTCACAAGCTGTCACTCTTTATTGTCCAATTGACCAAATCAACCAacgtttgaaattttagacaCGAACAAACTGCAATGGGTTTCAGCAATGTATAATGAATCGAACCCAACATGTTAAGAAAATACCTTATCATATTTCTTCAAGATCTTCCTAACTGCAATGGCGTTCATCAATGCATAATTAACCAGTTCTTTCCCTTCTTGAACTAAGACAGCATGATCGCTTTCCAGTTTGCCTTTGAACCATAAGAGATACTTTCTAAAGCCAGAAGCAAGGTGCAGTTCAAGCAACTTTTGTGCTCGCTGATTAAAACCTCCTACTATTGCAGACATTTCATtgagaaggaaaggaaagaaagtcCCATCGCACACTACGCTTACACAAATTagttcaaacaaaacaaaccacTTCAAATCACAATGCAATatacaaccaaacaaaatacCAAACACCTAGAGGACAATCACAGAGAGAGAACCAAAATTCAAGAAATCTATAAACACTAAGAAAAAACAACGAAGGAATCAGAACATAATCGAGTTTCCATACCTGAACACTGATCCGGACAGGTGTGAATGGCGACCGCGGAGCAAGTGCCATCGCCATGACGGTGTCGAGATTGAAAATCTCTGCTACAATTCTTCAGAATCTTCTTAAGCCGTTTGAAGTGAAATCCAGGTAGTTTCAGTTTCTTCTCCTGACCTCGCAAATACTCCTCATACTTTTTGCAgaacttcatcttcttccctCGATAATCCACTCGATCTCTCAGCTTCGTCGTTCTAATTCCCCTCAACAAATCAACTTAATTCTccgaacaagaaaaaaatgccGATAATCCACCGGCGGAAATCGCCGCTTCCTTAAATCGATTAGAATTCCACAATCATTCACACCAACAACAAAAGATTcagatatttttcttcaagaatGAAATGGAAAATCTATCGGAAACTAAGAGAATGCAGAAACTGAGATAGATAGAggtttttaataagaaatgaaactcaaaattttggttgtgATCATCATGGATTCATCATCATCCACGAGAAGGCTAAAACTTATTTGTATGGTGGAAGTGTAAAAGTGACGggatattaataaaaataataaaaataataaaaataattaaatatgtattttgaaattttctttaggcaataaatttattgagaCCTAAAAGAAAGTCAAATACCGGAAGGCCCTTTTGGAAGTATATCTCCACCTGACCTCACcctccaatatatatatatatatagaacttcaattacttttttattctattttataataatcattaatgttttttacttttagttttggtaatatatatcttaaaattgtgaggttttattttgaaatattattattttctaaaaccaaCAACCAAAtgatatatagagagagagttttatttatagagaaatatTCAAATCTATTTTACACGGAAAAGAAAGCCTCGTGTTCCGTGCATCACTTCCGTTAAAGGCAAGTAATGCTGTCCACTTAACCATGAATCTTTGAACCTTTTCAACAAccttacaacttttttttttttttataattataataataccattaaatattcataatgGAATGTGGTGGtggttttctctttttaattattttacaaattagacgctttctttttttatataaaaaattagaatttttttacaaatataactaaattttcaaatattatatggttgttgttgttatagtaaaaaaataaaactttatttgttagatttgttagatgtatcttttttttttaactgtttttatttttgttttaaaattaagcttatttttcttttaatttgttataggGATTTTCGTGATTGAACTTTTAGTTAAATTCTAAAAGttaattccttttttaaaGTTCTTCTTTTAAACTACGGTAGagtataaataacaaatttctttagaaGTGGAAGtaagattgattttttttttaatttttaattagtaaaaGCTAATAGTGTATTTAtgatgtttataaatttgaacttttccCTAAGTTTAGTTAAATTGTgatattaacaaattttcaactttatcaTAATTTCTTGAACAAATCATTTGACTTTTTTGAGTTATGAAAATGTGAATT
Coding sequences within:
- the LOC101209910 gene encoding uncharacterized protein LOC101209910; the protein is MGRSRRKYKKSRPKVKVGLPKRNPNVFKPSFCMPPKLRSLLAEQFEEDPTWDEKGSVIQNYKSFGVISNPNLLSVRSRTDHIVESDSLQVPPSDDPDTVLDSSGSDVEEDDLKTALGKKRKDGKSAPLQPLTTLQRVHVGKLIEKYGDDYQRMFMDTKLNSMQHSVATLEKLCKRYNSCLDSNPLILTRKRR
- the LOC101209665 gene encoding probable E3 ubiquitin-protein ligase BAH1-like 2 isoform X3 — protein: MKFCKKYEEYLRGQEKKLKLPGFHFKRLKKILKNCSRDFQSRHRHGDGTCSAVAIHTCPDQCSGGFNQRAQKLLELHLASGFRKYLLWFKGKLESDHAVLVQEGKELVNYALMNAIAVRKILKKYDKIHYSKQGQTFKSQAQSKHIEILQSPWLSELIAFHINLKETKHKSKRISSAFEECSLAITDGKPSLTCELFDSVKLDIDLTCSICLEIVFDPVSLTCGHIFCYMCACSAASVTIVDGLKSANAKAKCPLCREARVYEGAVHLEELNILLSQSCPEYWEKRLETERAERVQQAKDHWESMSRAFMGV
- the LOC101209665 gene encoding probable E3 ubiquitin-protein ligase BAH1-like 1 isoform X1; this translates as MKFCKKYEEYLRGQEKKLKLPGFHFKRLKKILKNCSRDFQSRHRHGDGTCSAVAIHTCPDQCSVCDGTFFPFLLNEMSAIVGGFNQRAQKLLELHLASGFRKYLLWFKGKLESDHAVLVQEGKELVNYALMNAIAVRKILKKYDKIHYSKQGQTFKSQAQSKHIEILQSPWLSELIAFHINLKETKHKSKRISSAFEECSLAITDGKPSLTCELFDSVKLDIDLTCSICLEIVFDPVSLTCGHIFCYMCACSAASVTIVDGLKSANAKAKCPLCREARVYEGAVHLEELNILLSQSCPEYWEKRLETERAERVQQAKDHWESMSRAFMGV
- the LOC101209665 gene encoding probable E3 ubiquitin-protein ligase BAH1-like 2 isoform X2 codes for the protein MKFCKKYEEYLRGQEKKLKLPGFHFKRLKKILKNCSRDFQSRHRHGDGTCSAVAIHTCPDQCSVGGFNQRAQKLLELHLASGFRKYLLWFKGKLESDHAVLVQEGKELVNYALMNAIAVRKILKKYDKIHYSKQGQTFKSQAQSKHIEILQSPWLSELIAFHINLKETKHKSKRISSAFEECSLAITDGKPSLTCELFDSVKLDIDLTCSICLEIVFDPVSLTCGHIFCYMCACSAASVTIVDGLKSANAKAKCPLCREARVYEGAVHLEELNILLSQSCPEYWEKRLETERAERVQQAKDHWESMSRAFMGV